The following coding sequences lie in one Mycobacterium sp. Z3061 genomic window:
- the ppk2 gene encoding polyphosphate kinase 2, which produces MSTPKKKKSAAAPKISNDLYEAELFRLQTEFVKLQEWVRHSQSRVVVIFEGRDGAGKGGAIKRITEYLNPRLATIAALPAPTDRERGQWYYQRYIAHLPASGEIVLFDRSWYNRAGVEKVMGFCTPQEYVLFLRQTPIFEQMLIDDGILLRKYWFSVSETEQLRRFKARRNDPVRQWKLSPMDMESIYRWEEYSRAKDEMMVHTDTPVSPWYIVESDIKKHARLNMMHHLLSTIEYEEVKRPKVTIPERPVVSGDYKRPPRELSTYVDDYAATLIKPA; this is translated from the coding sequence GTGAGCACCCCGAAGAAGAAGAAATCCGCGGCAGCGCCGAAGATCTCCAATGATCTCTATGAGGCCGAATTATTCAGGCTGCAAACGGAATTCGTGAAACTTCAGGAGTGGGTGCGGCACTCCCAGTCCCGCGTCGTGGTCATCTTCGAGGGACGCGACGGGGCCGGCAAGGGCGGCGCCATCAAGCGGATCACCGAATACCTCAACCCGCGGCTCGCCACCATCGCGGCGCTGCCCGCGCCGACCGACCGGGAACGCGGTCAGTGGTACTACCAGCGCTACATCGCCCATCTGCCGGCCAGCGGAGAAATCGTCCTCTTCGACCGCTCCTGGTACAACCGCGCCGGTGTGGAAAAGGTCATGGGATTCTGCACCCCACAGGAGTACGTGCTGTTTCTGCGGCAGACGCCGATTTTCGAGCAGATGCTGATCGACGACGGGATCCTGCTGCGCAAATACTGGTTCTCGGTATCCGAGACCGAACAGCTGCGGCGATTCAAAGCCCGCCGCAACGACCCGGTCCGGCAATGGAAACTCAGCCCGATGGACATGGAGTCCATCTATCGCTGGGAGGAATACTCGCGCGCCAAAGACGAGATGATGGTGCACACCGATACCCCGGTCAGCCCCTGGTACATCGTGGAATCGGACATCAAGAAGCACGCGCGACTCAACATGATGCACCACTTGCTCTCCACGATCGAATACGAAGAAGTGAAGAGGCCCAAGGTCACCATTCCCGAAAGGCCGGTCGTGAGTGGCGATTACAAGCGGCCGCCGCGTGAATTGTCGACCTACGTCGACGACTACGCGGCCACGTTGATCAAGCCGGCATGA
- a CDS encoding fatty acid desaturase: MAITDVEVFAHLTDADIENLGIELDAIRRDIEDSRGERDARYIHRTIAAQRALELSGRVILAASSRRKAWWAGTATLGVAKIIENMEIGHNVMHGQWDWMNDPEIHSSTWEWDMSGSSKHWRYTHNFVHHKYTNILGIDDDVGYGLLRVTRDQPWKRFNIFNLVWNTLLLLLFEWGVGMQHVEIGKIVKKRMDHAEARERIDEFLLKAGRQVFKDYVAFPALTSLSPGATYGSTLKANALANVIRNVWANAVIFCGHFPDGAEKFTKTDMVGETQGQWYLRQMLGSANFEGGWLLRFMSGNLCHQIEHHLYPDLPSNRLHEISVRVREVCDKYDLPYTTGSFLMQYGKTWRTLAKLSLPDKYLRDDADNAPETRSERMFVELGPDFAGTDPTTGRRRGLKTAIATVRGWRRNRRAVVAPTDDDLAA, encoded by the coding sequence ATGGCGATCACGGACGTCGAAGTATTTGCGCACCTGACGGATGCCGACATTGAAAATCTGGGCATCGAACTGGATGCGATCCGCCGCGACATCGAAGACTCGCGCGGCGAACGAGACGCCCGCTACATCCACCGCACCATTGCCGCGCAGCGCGCCCTGGAGTTATCCGGCCGGGTGATCCTGGCCGCCAGCTCCCGGCGCAAGGCCTGGTGGGCCGGCACCGCAACGCTGGGCGTGGCCAAGATCATCGAGAACATGGAGATCGGCCACAACGTCATGCACGGCCAGTGGGACTGGATGAATGACCCCGAGATCCACTCCTCCACCTGGGAGTGGGACATGAGCGGGTCGTCCAAGCACTGGCGGTATACCCACAACTTCGTGCACCACAAGTACACGAACATCCTCGGCATCGACGACGACGTGGGCTACGGCCTGCTGCGGGTCACGCGCGACCAGCCCTGGAAGCGCTTCAACATCTTCAATCTGGTGTGGAACACCCTGCTCCTGCTGCTGTTCGAGTGGGGCGTCGGCATGCAGCACGTCGAGATCGGCAAGATCGTCAAGAAGCGGATGGACCACGCGGAGGCCCGCGAGCGGATCGACGAGTTCCTCCTGAAGGCCGGTCGCCAGGTGTTCAAGGACTATGTGGCGTTTCCGGCGCTCACCTCCCTGTCGCCCGGCGCCACCTACGGCTCGACGCTGAAGGCCAACGCACTGGCCAATGTGATCCGCAACGTCTGGGCCAACGCCGTCATCTTCTGCGGCCACTTCCCGGATGGGGCAGAGAAATTCACCAAGACGGACATGGTTGGTGAGACGCAGGGCCAGTGGTATCTGCGCCAGATGCTGGGAAGTGCCAACTTCGAGGGCGGCTGGCTGCTGCGGTTCATGAGCGGCAACCTGTGCCACCAGATCGAGCACCACCTCTACCCGGATCTGCCCAGCAACCGGTTGCACGAGATCTCGGTGCGCGTCCGGGAAGTCTGCGACAAGTACGACTTGCCCTACACCACAGGCTCTTTCCTGATGCAGTACGGAAAGACCTGGCGCACGCTGGCCAAGTTGTCGCTGCCGGACAAGTACCTGCGCGACGACGCCGACAATGCGCCCGAGACCCGCAGCGAACGGATGTTCGTCGAGCTGGGACCGGATTTCGCCGGGACCGACCCGACGACCGGACGCCGTCGCGGTCTCAAGACGGCGATCGCCACCGTGCGTGGCTGGCGGCGCAACCGGCGTGCAGTGGTCGCGCCCACCGATGACGACCTGGCGGCCTAA
- a CDS encoding wax ester/triacylglycerol synthase family O-acyltransferase, which produces MVTRLSTADASFYRLENTATPMYVGSLSILRRPRSGLSYETLLATVEQRLPQIPRYRQKVREVKFGMARPVWIDDRDFDITYHVRRSALPSPGSDEQLHELIARLAARPLDKSRPLWEMYLVEGLAKNRIALYTKSHQALINGMGALEINHVIADRTRRSPSFPEDIWVPERDPGSTRLMIGAIGDWIAGPGTQMRAVGSSLAGLVTSSTQLMEAGRRVFDIARTVARGTAPSSPLNAPVSRNRRFTVARGKLDDYRAVRARYDCDINDVVLAVVTGALGNWLMSRGEAVSSTATVRALAPLSVYADEQLDSTGPGQAMSEVTPFLVDLPVGEGNAVVRLSQIAHATESNPAASSRVDARTIVTLSGFAPPTLHAMGIRVATSFAARSYNLLITNAPGAQSQMYIAGTKLLETYAVPPLLHNQALAISVTSYNGMLYFGINADRDAMSDVDLLPGLLNQALDELLEASR; this is translated from the coding sequence ATGGTGACTCGCTTGTCCACTGCGGACGCGTCCTTCTACCGGCTGGAAAACACGGCGACCCCGATGTACGTCGGTTCGCTGTCGATCCTGCGGCGCCCGCGATCCGGATTGAGCTATGAGACGCTGCTGGCCACCGTCGAACAGCGGTTACCGCAGATCCCGCGGTACCGCCAGAAGGTGCGCGAGGTCAAGTTCGGCATGGCGCGGCCGGTGTGGATCGACGACCGCGACTTCGACATCACCTATCACGTGCGGCGGTCGGCGCTGCCGTCCCCGGGCAGCGACGAGCAACTGCACGAACTGATCGCGCGGCTGGCTGCGCGGCCGTTGGACAAGTCGCGGCCGTTGTGGGAGATGTACCTCGTCGAAGGCCTGGCCAAGAACCGCATCGCGCTGTACACCAAATCGCATCAGGCGCTGATCAACGGGATGGGCGCGCTCGAGATCAACCATGTGATCGCCGACCGGACGCGGCGCTCGCCGTCGTTTCCAGAGGACATCTGGGTCCCCGAGCGCGACCCCGGCAGCACCCGGTTGATGATCGGCGCGATCGGCGACTGGATCGCGGGCCCGGGCACGCAGATGCGCGCCGTGGGGTCCTCGCTGGCGGGGCTGGTGACCAGCTCGACCCAGCTCATGGAGGCCGGCCGCCGGGTGTTCGACATCGCGCGCACGGTCGCGCGCGGTACCGCGCCCAGCAGCCCGCTCAACGCTCCCGTGTCGCGCAATCGGCGCTTCACGGTCGCGCGCGGCAAGCTCGACGATTACCGCGCGGTGCGGGCGCGCTACGACTGCGACATCAACGACGTGGTGCTCGCCGTGGTGACCGGGGCGCTGGGCAACTGGCTGATGTCGCGCGGGGAGGCGGTTTCGTCGACGGCGACGGTGCGCGCGCTCGCGCCGCTGTCGGTGTACGCCGACGAACAACTCGACTCGACCGGCCCGGGCCAGGCGATGAGCGAAGTGACACCGTTCCTCGTCGACCTGCCGGTGGGGGAAGGCAACGCGGTGGTGCGGCTGTCGCAGATCGCCCATGCCACCGAGTCCAACCCAGCAGCATCCAGCAGGGTGGACGCGAGGACCATCGTCACGTTGTCCGGGTTCGCCCCGCCGACTTTGCACGCGATGGGAATCCGGGTGGCGACCAGCTTTGCGGCCCGCTCCTACAACCTGCTCATCACCAACGCGCCGGGCGCGCAGTCGCAGATGTACATCGCCGGCACCAAGTTGCTGGAAACCTATGCGGTGCCGCCGTTGCTGCACAATCAGGCACTGGCGATCAGTGTCACCTCCTACAACGGGATGCTGTATTTCGGGATCAACGCCGACCGCGACGCCATGAGCGACGTCGACCTGCTGCCGGGTCTGCTGAACCAGGCACTGGACGAGCTGCTGGAAGCTTCCCGGTAG
- a CDS encoding ferredoxin reductase — translation MGIKNAVLSANVVNTRRPVVAGADRHPGWHALRKLAARITTPLLPDDYLRLANPLWSARELRGRIVEVRRETEDSATLVIKPGWGFSFDYQPGQYIGIGLFIDGRWRWRSYSLTSTPVSAGTITITVKAMPEGFLSTHLVAGVEPGTIVRLAAPQGNFVLPDPAPPSILFLTAGSGITPVMSMLRTLLRRNQIGDITHLHSAPTESDVMFAAELSALADAHPGYRLSVRPTRVEGRLDLSRLDEQVPDWRDRQTWACGPEGMLDQATRVWSAAGLGDRLHLERFAVAKAAPAGAGGTVTFARSGKTVAADAATSVMDAGEGVGVQMPFGCRMGICQSCVVDLVEGHVRDLRTGEQHDPGSRVQTCVSAASGDCAVDI, via the coding sequence ATGGGCATCAAGAACGCGGTACTGTCCGCCAACGTCGTGAACACCAGGCGCCCGGTCGTCGCCGGTGCCGACCGGCATCCCGGCTGGCACGCGCTGCGCAAACTCGCCGCGCGAATCACCACCCCGTTGCTGCCCGACGACTACCTGCGCCTGGCCAATCCGCTGTGGTCGGCCCGCGAACTGCGGGGCCGCATTGTGGAGGTCCGGCGCGAGACCGAGGACTCCGCGACGCTGGTGATCAAACCCGGCTGGGGATTCAGCTTCGACTACCAGCCCGGTCAGTACATCGGTATCGGCCTCTTCATCGACGGGCGCTGGCGCTGGCGGTCGTATTCGCTCACGTCGACCCCGGTCAGCGCGGGCACGATCACGATCACGGTCAAGGCGATGCCCGAGGGTTTCCTGTCCACGCACCTGGTGGCCGGTGTCGAACCGGGGACCATCGTGCGACTGGCCGCGCCCCAGGGGAATTTCGTGCTGCCGGACCCGGCGCCGCCCTCGATCCTGTTCCTCACTGCCGGCTCGGGGATCACGCCGGTGATGTCAATGTTGCGAACCCTGTTGCGCCGCAACCAGATCGGCGATATCACGCATCTGCATTCGGCGCCTACCGAATCGGACGTCATGTTCGCCGCCGAACTGTCCGCACTGGCCGACGCGCACCCCGGCTATCGCCTCTCGGTGCGCCCGACCCGGGTCGAGGGTCGCCTCGATCTGTCCCGGCTCGATGAGCAGGTGCCCGACTGGCGGGATCGCCAGACCTGGGCGTGCGGACCGGAGGGCATGCTCGACCAGGCCACCAGGGTATGGAGCGCCGCGGGCCTCGGCGATCGGTTGCATCTCGAGCGTTTTGCGGTGGCCAAAGCGGCGCCGGCGGGGGCGGGGGGAACGGTGACGTTCGCCCGCAGCGGCAAGACTGTGGCCGCCGACGCGGCGACGTCGGTGATGGATGCCGGCGAAGGAGTCGGTGTGCAGATGCCGTTCGGTTGCCGGATGGGTATTTGTCAGTCGTGCGTCGTCGACTTGGTGGAGGGTCATGTTCGTGACCTGCGGACCGGAGAGCAGCACGATCCTGGATCCCGCGTGCAGACGTGCGTGTCGGCCGCATCGGGCGACTGTGCGGTCGACATCTAG
- a CDS encoding DUF6912 family protein has product MTQVYIPATLAMLQQLVADGSLQPVSGTAFAVTPTLRESYAEGDDDELAEVALREAALASLRLLAVEHGDGLPPRRAVLAADVDDIVFRPDLDDAVVRLSGPVPIDRVIAAYVDNAGAEQAVLAAIEAIDEADLGDEDADLMVGDAQDHDLAWYATQELPFLLELL; this is encoded by the coding sequence ATGACCCAGGTCTACATCCCGGCCACCCTGGCGATGCTGCAACAACTCGTCGCCGACGGGTCGCTGCAACCGGTCAGCGGCACGGCCTTCGCAGTGACGCCGACGTTGCGGGAGTCCTATGCCGAGGGCGACGACGATGAACTCGCCGAGGTGGCACTGCGGGAGGCCGCGCTGGCGTCCTTGCGGTTGCTTGCGGTGGAGCACGGAGACGGGCTGCCGCCGCGGCGGGCGGTGCTGGCCGCCGACGTCGATGACATCGTTTTCCGCCCCGATCTCGATGACGCGGTGGTCAGGCTGTCCGGCCCGGTGCCGATTGACCGGGTGATCGCCGCTTATGTGGACAACGCCGGCGCCGAGCAGGCGGTGCTGGCGGCCATCGAGGCGATCGATGAGGCCGACCTGGGCGACGAGGATGCCGACCTGATGGTCGGCGATGCCCAGGATCACGACCTGGCCTGGTACGCCACGCAGGAACTGCCTTTCCTGCTCGAGCTGCTCTGA